One stretch of Girardinichthys multiradiatus isolate DD_20200921_A chromosome 2, DD_fGirMul_XY1, whole genome shotgun sequence DNA includes these proteins:
- the tigara gene encoding probable fructose-2,6-bisphosphatase TIGAR A, translating to MRLSAVHRMEVLRVGLTLVRHGETKYNKEGLLQGQTIDSSLSETGLQQAEAAGFYLRDVRFSNVFVSDMLRARQTAEKIMQPNSSCLGLQMVCDPLLKEKSFGIAEGRRVQDFKEMSRAAKESFPGFTPPEGETQEQVKARVKKFMEKMLQQIGAEHWHVRRHDVASTAAAPETSPAEGEADDGVRGIPVHALVVTHGAYMCVAVRYFVEELHCSLPPGCDKKHMFSLSPNTGICRFTLSIAKDGSRFIVLGMHSVFIHREDHIKQQEQYSK from the exons ATGCGCCTCTCTGCTGTCCACAGAATGGAGGTGCTGCGGGTTGGACTCACCCTTGTTCGACA CGGGGAAACTAAGTACAACAAAGAAGGACTGTTACAAG GCCAGACGATAGATTCCTCCTTATCAGAGACAGGTCTGCAGCAGGCTGAAGCTGCAGGGTTCTACCTAAGGGATGTGAGGTTCAGCAACGTGTTCGTCAGTGATATGCTGCGTGCTCGACAG ACTGCTGAAAAGATCATGCAGCCAAACAGCAGCTGTCTGGGTCTGCAAATGGTGTGTGACCCTTTGCTTAAAGAGAAA AGTTTCGGGATTGCAGAGGGTAGACGGGTTCAGGATTTTAAGGAAATGTCCAGGGCAGCGAAGGAATCTTTCCCAGGCTTCACCCCTCCAGAAGGAGAGACTCAAGAGCAG GTAAAGGCGCGGGTCAAaaagtttatggagaaaatGCTGCAGCAGATTGGGGCCGAACACTGGCACGTCAGAAGGCACGATGTTGCCTCCACGGCCGCAGCACCAGAGACTTCTCCTGCTGAGGGGGAAGCTGATGACGGAGTGAGGGGCATACCTGTCCATGCTTTAGTTGTCACCCACGGAGCTTACATGTGCGTGGCAGTGCGCTACTTTGTAGAGGAGTTGCACTGCAGCTTACCTCCAGGTTGTGACAAGAAACACATGTTCTCTTTGAGCCCTAACACTGGGATCTGCAGGTTCACACTAAGTATCGCAAAAGATGGGAGCAGGTTTATAGTGTTAGGAATGCACAGTGTTTTTATTCACAGGGAGGACCACATTAAACAACAGGAGCAATACAGCAAATAA
- the ccnd2a gene encoding G1/S-specific cyclin-D2a isoform X2 — protein MNYLDRFLAMVPIKKCNLQLLGAVCMFLASKLKETRPLTAEKLCIYTDNSIRPQELLEWELVVLGKLKWNLAAVTPNDFIEHIVRRLPLPEDKLALIRKHVQTFIALCATDFRFAMYPPSMIATGSVGAAICGLQLDSADHSQWGDSLTDLLAKITNTEVDVLKECQEQIERVLESSLREGRQQQQQQQQTQRGPSGKGLDELDQSSTPTDVRDVNL, from the exons ATGAACTACTTGGACAGATTTTTAGCAATGGTACCAATCAAAAAGTGTAACCTGCAGCTGCTGGGAGCAGTTTGCATGTTTCTTGCTTCCAAGTTGAAAGAGACTCGTCCATTAACTGCAGAGAAGCTTTGCATCTACACAGACAACTCCATTAGACCACAAGAGCTGCTG GAATGGGAACTGGTGGTTTTGGGGAAGTTGAAGTGGAACTTGGCCGCAGTAACGCCAAACGACTTCATTGAGCACATTGTGAGGAGGCTGCCACTGCCTGAGGATAAGCTGGCACTTATACGGAAGCatgtccagaccttcattgcCCTTTGTGCCACAG ATTTCCGATTCGCCATGTACCCTCCCTCCATGATTGCCACAGGAAGTGTGGGGGCTGCAATCTGTGGCCTGCAGCTGGATTCAGCTGACCACTCACAGTGGGGGGACAGTCTGACGGACCTGCTGGCCAAAATCACCAACACAGAAGTG GATGTTTTAAAGGAGTGCCAGGAGCAGATCGAGCGCGTTCTGGAGAGCAGCCTCCGTGAAGGAcggcagcagcaacagcagcagcagcaaactCAGAGAGGTCCCAGTGGGAAAGGCCTGGATGAGCTGGACCAGTCCTCCACCCCAACAGATGTCCGTGATGTCAACTTGTGA
- the ccnd2a gene encoding G1/S-specific cyclin-D2a isoform X1: MELLCLEMDTNIRARPDPNLLRDDRVLQRLLTIEERFLPQYSYFKCVQKDIQPFMRRMVATWMLEVCEEQKCEEEVFPLAMNYLDRFLAMVPIKKCNLQLLGAVCMFLASKLKETRPLTAEKLCIYTDNSIRPQELLEWELVVLGKLKWNLAAVTPNDFIEHIVRRLPLPEDKLALIRKHVQTFIALCATDFRFAMYPPSMIATGSVGAAICGLQLDSADHSQWGDSLTDLLAKITNTEVDVLKECQEQIERVLESSLREGRQQQQQQQQTQRGPSGKGLDELDQSSTPTDVRDVNL, from the exons ATGGAGCTGCTCTGCCTCGAAATGGACACCAACATACGAGCTCGTCCCGATCCGAACCTCCTGCGTGATGACAGAGTTCTGCAGAGATTGTTAACTATCGAGGAGAGGTTTTTGCCCCAGTATTCTTATTTCAAATGCGTCCAGAAAGACATTCAGCCCTTTATGAGGAGGATGGTCGCTACGTGGATGTTGGAG GTCTGCGAGGAGCAGAAGTGCGAGGAAGAAGTTTTTCCTTTGGCCATGAACTACTTGGACAGATTTTTAGCAATGGTACCAATCAAAAAGTGTAACCTGCAGCTGCTGGGAGCAGTTTGCATGTTTCTTGCTTCCAAGTTGAAAGAGACTCGTCCATTAACTGCAGAGAAGCTTTGCATCTACACAGACAACTCCATTAGACCACAAGAGCTGCTG GAATGGGAACTGGTGGTTTTGGGGAAGTTGAAGTGGAACTTGGCCGCAGTAACGCCAAACGACTTCATTGAGCACATTGTGAGGAGGCTGCCACTGCCTGAGGATAAGCTGGCACTTATACGGAAGCatgtccagaccttcattgcCCTTTGTGCCACAG ATTTCCGATTCGCCATGTACCCTCCCTCCATGATTGCCACAGGAAGTGTGGGGGCTGCAATCTGTGGCCTGCAGCTGGATTCAGCTGACCACTCACAGTGGGGGGACAGTCTGACGGACCTGCTGGCCAAAATCACCAACACAGAAGTG GATGTTTTAAAGGAGTGCCAGGAGCAGATCGAGCGCGTTCTGGAGAGCAGCCTCCGTGAAGGAcggcagcagcaacagcagcagcagcaaactCAGAGAGGTCCCAGTGGGAAAGGCCTGGATGAGCTGGACCAGTCCTCCACCCCAACAGATGTCCGTGATGTCAACTTGTGA